The Rhizobium favelukesii DNA segment CCGAGCCTCTGCTTTATGCCAGCCCGGGGATAGGGACGCCCCTCCACCTCGCAATGGAGCGTTTGGCCCGCGATGCGAAAGTTAACCTCAAGCATGTCGCCTACAAAGGTATGGCACCTGCGCTAAACGACGTCTTGGCGGGTATCGTCGATAGCATTGTGATCGATTACACGACGGCAAATTCCCAGATCAAGGACGGCAAAATCCGCGCGATCGCGGTCTTCTCGGAAAAGCGCCTGACGGTGCTTCCGGACGTTCCAACGATGGCGGAGCAGGGCGTGTCCGGCTTCTCGGCTGGGGCTTGGCATTCGCTGATCGTGCCCAAGGCCACGCCGGATGACGTGGTCGCTACTCTGTCTCAGGCACTCGGCAAGGCTTTGCAGGACCCGTTGGTGAAGACCCGCTATGCCGAGCTTGGTCTCGACATGCCTCCGAGCGACCCCGAAACCATGGCTCAGCGATGGGCAAGCGAGAAAGCCACCTGGCAGCCTCTGATCCGTTCGCTGAACATCAAGCTCGATGGCTGAATTCAAATGGTATGTCCGCTCACGCCACACGGACTCAGAACGGGCGTTAATCGATCTCGTGCGTTGCCGGTCAGCCATCTCAGGAACAACACCATGAACGCCGGATCGCGCCGGCAGGCAGATGCTAAAGCTTCCGAAATTGCGAGCGTGGCGCTCTGCCTCGCAGGTTATGAGGCGAGCTTCGTCCATGGGTCGGTCTATACCGCTGATGGGGGGTGGCTCATCCGATGAGCATGCCGGGCACGTGGTCAGCGAATGAATCTATGCCGTCGCCGGTCGCTTGTTCTCGCGTCCGATTGATGAGCGTGTTCGATAACCGTTAGCAAGATATCGCACCTAATCATCTTTTTCAGCCGCGCTACGTTGGAAGGCGGCGTTTCTCGGAATGCGCCAGGCCATCAGCAACGAATGGAGCTGGAGATGAGAG contains these protein-coding regions:
- a CDS encoding Bug family tripartite tricarboxylate transporter substrate binding protein, whose translation is MTGAATAATLAASGPAWAAYPDKPVKWIVGFPPGGATDTVARLVGHSMSEALGKPIVVDNRPGAGSSVGATALAGSPADGYTVGSADNGTLIINPVVYPNIQYDPDRDFRAVGMYAGINLLLCVPSSSPIKTGAEYLEKAKGASEPLLYASPGIGTPLHLAMERLARDAKVNLKHVAYKGMAPALNDVLAGIVDSIVIDYTTANSQIKDGKIRAIAVFSEKRLTVLPDVPTMAEQGVSGFSAGAWHSLIVPKATPDDVVATLSQALGKALQDPLVKTRYAELGLDMPPSDPETMAQRWASEKATWQPLIRSLNIKLDG